The Haliaeetus albicilla chromosome 11, bHalAlb1.1, whole genome shotgun sequence sequence TGGCACACAAACAAAGTCATGTCCTATCACATGCCATGCATTTCACACGTCaacattcacagctctgagaaagGCTCAAGTGCAACAGATCAGAAAGGCTTAACTGTCCCGACTGTGGCTAAACAGAGGTCACTTTTCACAGGTCACAACATGGCCCAGGGAACACtttgttatgttttttaattatataaaagaacaggaacaaaatactgtattacaTGTGGAATAACAGACTTGTAAAACACTAGCAACTCATTGTcatatttggttttaaaagctCACTCTAACATGACTTTTCAGCAGTTCAAAAGATTGaagagctgaaatgaaaaattaaaaactctAGATCTAGTATGTCAGGACGAGAGAGTAAACAGCCATGGATGccctgaaaaggaagaaagctgtTAGTCGCATAGCTACACAGAGAGACACAGCGTCATGACACACTCACACATCACTTTAAAGGCtatttgctgctttcctttctcctccagtcatttcttttctctgctgtcatggtttaaccccagccagcaactaagcaccacgtagctgctcactcactgcccccaaacccagtgggatggggaagagaatcagaaaaaaagtaaaactcgtgggttgagataagaacagtttaatagaacagaaaagaagaaactaataatgataacactaataaaattacaatagtaataataaaaggattggaatatacaagtgatgcacaatgcagttacTCACTACtcgccgaccaatgcccagttaattagttcccgagcagcgatccgccccccaggccaacttcctccagtttatatactgggcatgacatcacatggtatggaaaaccccattggccagtttgggtcagctgccctggctgtgtcccctcccaactccttgtgcccctccagccttcttgttggctgagcatgagaagctgaaagctCCTTGAcattagactaaacattacttagcaacaactgaaaacatcagtgtgttatcatcattcttctcataccaaactcaaaacatagcactgtaccagctactaggaagacgattaacccagatgaaaccaggacatctgcGTAGATATTGCACATAAGCAATTCAGGGAAACTGGGATCAGAATTGTGTTGCTTTAGCCCTGGAGAGAGCTCACTGACATTGAAGTGAAGGGGTAACATTTTCAACAAAGctcttttggaaacaaaaatagatttttgaTCAAATCGAAATGCTCAAACAAATCTGTATGCTCAGGGTAACATATCaagatttcatatttttcactaacatgtaaaaaaaacctccaaacctCTTCTTATAACATTGTTCCCCAAAAGTAAGCCAAGCACCCATCAGCATTTTACTGTGCTGCAATGCCTCCAGCCACCTTTCTATTAAAACTCTGCTTGTTTTGCTGGCTCTGGACcacaaaatggatttttatatGTAAAGGCAGAAATGTAATGACATACAGTGTACACACACTCTGTGTGATGACATACATATAGTATTATTTACTCAAGCAGATGTATCTCCGTTCCTTTAGGTTTGGATCCAGCTGGGCCCCTCTTCCAGTATACTCCCACAACAGTTAGGCTGGATCCTTCAGATGCAAAATTTGTTGATATAATTCATACTCATGCTGGTCATCTTTTCTTTGACTTTGGTAAGTTTTCACACAAAGGCTGAAACTAACTCAGAGGTTTCCCACAGGGTACCTGAGTGATCAGCCTCAATTCATTGTGCATTTCAGCTCCAGGGATTCTCCAGACTTGTGGCCACCTGGATTTTTACCCAAATGGTGGGAAGAAGATGCCAGGATGCAAGCAGCTTCGTCTACCTCCTGCAACTCGGAATATCAATGACCTTATGAGaggtaaatatattttaaaggagTAATACCTCAGTATAAGCTATAGTTAGAAATAAAGGCTAGGCTAAGGTAAAGCATTTTGAatgtatatattatttatatagctCAGATTTGGAGTAGGGAGAGAATGCTCAAAAATAGCAGATTTAAAGCTGCTTGTGAAATACCCTCCAATTTTCTTTTGTACTAACCAATGCAAATTCCAGATGGAAACTTCAGTTAAAGCATGCAGACTTATTCTTCACAACCTTTCTAAGAGCCACTGTGCTAACAGACTGACCTCAGTGGGAATTCCACACATGAAGGACTGGTAAAATTTCATTCAAGGATAATCcaaaaatgagtattttaaaatctgagctTCCTTTCTCCCTAGAAAGACATCAATTCCAATATTACTGAGGCTAGACATATTCATCCATGCCATTAAAAGCTTTAGTGTCTTCAAAGGGAACAGCACAAGGTTAAAAATATAGAAGATGATAAAATGACTGCTCCATTGGTAGTTCATGTTCTTCAAAGAAAGCTGGGCAGTTAATCAGAATTACCCTGGGATCCAGTACAATAGATCCCCAAAATCCTGTCTTCTGATCCTAACctacagaaatgagaaatattttgaaatccCTACCACTAGTTAAGTAATTGGCTGTCAAAAATGCTCTGTCTTAGAACTTGTTGGAGAACTTAGTCACAAAGAAGACTGAAAGCTGGCTCTGCACAAAGTCACTTGgaaccaaaacattttccaatTGGACTGCATAAGAATGTctgtgttttcagcagaaaaattaaatattttccagataCATTTCACAAGGCTGTTTGCAATGTTTTGTGGCAAAGGAGAAACTCAGCTCTATTGAACACGAGCAGATGGAGTTGGTTGTTCATATAGCTCCTAAAAATAGAGACAGACTTAACTCCTGCCTCCTGGTCAAACCTTACTTTGTGCATATCTCTTCTGTTTgataatatttacatttatgtAGTGCTTTTATGTATGAAGAGTTTTAGAAATGCTATTTAGTAACTTCTTTCTACAGCTTTTGACGCAGTAGGGAGAGAAGTATTATGTTCCCATTGTATAGATGTTAAGTGAATTTGGCACTAGCACAAAGTAAGCGAACCGTAAGAGCTGAGGTTTTTAAAGTTAAAAGCACAGACCCTTCTGAATTAGATTTAAAGAAGGAACTATAAAGAAAACATACTCAGGAAGCCCTGATGATGCAGATTACTTCCaagaaaaacagacaaagaTACTTTTCAGAGGGggtttggtgtggtttttttctttccttatgtAAAGGACAATGTGTGTCAACTGGTCAATACCAACTGGTCTGTTTCTAAGGTGCATAAATATTGAGAGTAGGTGAAATTCTGATTTCAGTGTAAACTGTGCCAGCTCGCAATTACTTCAGTGCCTCCAAGACTTCACCCTGTGATTAGGTGAGCCCCAACACATGCTGAAGCAGAGTAGAGCTTATTTTTATACAACCTAACTTTACTATATTGTGCTTTGATAAAGGAGAGACTTCAGAGCcaatgaagaaaatacttgttACAAGGGACCTGTAAATACAACCCAAATAGCACTTTCTTCTCTCCTGCACTGACTGCTTATAAATTTCACTCGAATGGGAAAATGTACTTGTTACAAATAATTCTGACAAAATCAAGGACACACTGCCAAACTCCTTGCTTCTCAGAGCACTTCACAGAATCACCACTGTCAAATGACCCCAGATTTTCTAGAGCTTAAAAACATTGAAAGCCACTGAAGTTAAAATAATTACTACAATTACTTTTAATTCTAGAAATGAGTGGAAAATGTGGTTTAACAAAATACCATGTTGTGATAATGGTAAGCAAATGAAAACTACTTCATAGTAACTACTATATGCTTTACAAACGCTGTCACTATGAATTATTCCAGTCTTCGAAATATCAAAGAGAAATTCTCCTAAATCCTCCTCAGTTCTCatgctaaaataaaagcagttaagTACACCTAGCAGGATGGGAGGCTGCACGAGGTCTGCCTTGGTGCATCTCCAGGTCTGTTAACTTCAGCATGAGCAGAGGGACACGCAGATTAGAACTTAGCTCTTCTCCATCGAAAAGATACATGTAGCCATAAGTACACTTTTTACTGTAAAACCAAATAATTCACACTTTAAACATCTTTtgattattactattttttaaactgagatgTCAGTATATGTGCAAATGCTTTTGAGGAAGAGACCCACAAGTGTTGCTCTGGCATGGACTTCAGGTTAATGATAGCTTTAATCTTTTTTACCTGGGCATTTTCCCAGAATATAGATCTTTTGGATGTGGACATAAAAGAAGCCTCCGGTATTATGCCGAGAGTATTATCACTCCAAATGGATTTGTTGGGTATCGGTGTGAAACATACAGAGCTTTTGTATTGGTAAGTATCAGGTACATATTTATCTGAAGGGTTATAGCCCTGCCCTTCTTCTCTTAATAATTTCTGGGACAACCTCTACGCTCTGGATCATGGGATACAAGGGGGCTATGCAGACCCACTGACTAGCTTCAGCCAAGACCATATCCAAAAACCAGGCAAAAtgtaaaagcagcaaaacctcaaaaaaaaaaattatctagaAGAAAATAAGGCAGTAAATATAAACACCAAAACCAGTTAAACCAGTTACAAACGGAGAGATGAGCTGAGTAAGAGGGCAATGAGAGGCAGTGGCTGGGTTCACCTTTTGTGTAGGTCAGCAGTGAGGGACACTCTGGTTGAAGGAAGTCCGTCTAAACCTGGTGGAAACCATCATCAAGAGGACAGcctctgcatttcagaaatgtttaaacATCTGTATAAACAATAAACATCCACAGCATATGGGGCAGGGGAGATATTTATGCAGCACAGCATTGCACACACAACCCTCAGGTGGCACAAGAAAGAAGGCAGAATAATGTCCTGGTGTTTCATGCCTGATATAACTGGGGTTTTAGTGGACCAATTCTGGCAATGCAACTTAGGACTAGTCACGGAGGAAGACGAGTCTGAATTTATTTCCATCTACTCCCAAATAGAATTATTACAATACTACAGAAAAGTTGTTAATGTTTTAGCAATGTTACCACGTAACTTGGAAGTCTGATGTAATTCAGGACTTGAAAACCTCAACTCTGTGCAATTTAGTCATGCGAGGGAAATGGTTTTTTTCAATCTTGTAATAAACATGGTCATTTAGCCTTTTATTCCTCTAATGCCCAAATAGCCAAAGATCCACAAACACCAGTTCCTACAGAACCTCCCAAACACCAAAATTGAACTATCTAAATATAacaatgctatttttttccaagggcaATTAAATcagtttcactgaaaatattcacggttaacttttttttttttttttaatggacatCAAGGTCCTGATCTGAATGCTTGATCTGTGTAGGtagattaattttattaagGTTCTGCATGGGAATAAAGGCTGAAAAGCAGACAGAACACATCCCAAATTGAGACCCCAAGCTTCGGTATTCCTGAGCTTAAATATCTTTACCACATGAGTGAGATATCCAGCTAGACCTCCTTGCAAATATGGTTACCCACCCTATAATAATTAGCAGACAACCTTTCAATAGACCCTACGAAAGATGAATGTATTACCTGTATTTTACAGATCAGGTAATAAGGTACAACATGCATTAAGGTATTTACTTGTGGTTTCTGCAAGAGGATAAGGAATTAGGCCAGATTTTCAACCTGTTTCTCTCTTATTTTCAACCAGATGAAATAAGCTGACTGACCATCTCAGCTCCTTTTTTTACCACACCGATAAATACTGAAGATATGATCTGAAGTCAGAAGCAAGCaccttttcagaaaagctgggaaaaagctgaaatatcCTAATTTCTTAAACTTTAAGAAGTGGGATTAAAACAGATAACGTCTTGTAACACACATTGTTATTTCCCCCCAGGGAGACTGCTTCCCATGTCCGAAGGAAGGATGCCCACTGATGGGTCATTATGCTGATAAGTTTTtacataaaactgaaaaagaacagcaaaaggtTTATTTAAACACAGGGCCCTCCCCTCCATATGCTCGTAAGTGCTCATTTTGGGTGGTGAACTCCAAAGCGGCAAAGAATTATGTATGAACAAATATCTTACATTTCTACAGAGAGCTGCTGCAGTTAATGAGTGGCACTTGGTCCAAAATCTAGAGTTTCAGGTGTGTTAGGATCATGCAGTACCAGCATTATCTGGGAAAGGCTGAGATAATTGTAGAAACAGATCAACTAATGCTGACGTCCGAGTTAGAAACCCTGCTAAAATTTTGTTAATTAGGTGATGGCTTCAAAAATTCTATAAAGCTGAAGGTGGAAGGAATGTTATGCCGAAAGTGTAAAATTTCAAATCAGAAACAGTTATGTTGTTTTTATCAACAAACATTTATAAAACTGGACCATTTCAGGATAATTTTGGAAAGCTCATCAAGTCAAAATGGCAGGGAGTAATAAGAAATATAGTTTTAATTGTGATTAGAGTAGAAGCAGCCACAGAACTGGGAAATAAGAAAATTCATAAATAAATTGTAATCCATCACAGGTAATGAACTGCAAGGGCAATGAATGATAGAGGGAATTTGAGGTCCTTAATCACTAGGCACtaaaatatgaaagcaaaattaagaacaaaaaaaatcttatatcACGACTCTATAAgagtaaaaagtaaaaaaaagaatttgagtATAGAGAAACTAGTAATTTCTCAAATCTGAATGAATACATTAATTTCAACATTTACGAACTGTTGAGTTTATAGAAATTATAGCCTGAAACGAAATATAATCTTATGAAGTGAGTGAAGAGATTCTCCTTTCCATAGCCCAAATTAAGGCCAGTACAAAAACTTCCCAAACCGGGTTACTTGAAATCAATATGTGCTATTGCATCTGAGACCCTGCTTCTGCCTTAGAAAGACACGTGGGATGACAGCATCTCCAGACAGCTGTTGGGCTGTGCACAAGTATAAGAAAACCCCTAAACACTCTGTATATCGGGATCATCCTGGGAAAGCAGCCAGTTTTGTTTAATATATCTTTAACAACAACACAGCAGTCCTGTGGACCTCACTTCATAGTTAAGAGCTAACATGCTACCCATGAGCCCCCCCAAATTGCTCATAAGTGtaagaaattacaaaattaaaagtgaGGCCAAGTAGAAGAGCAAGGTACAGTATTGGCCATGGCAGACTAAATACTCAGCATAGTCAGTAGGTCAGCAAAGACAGGATCTGCGATTTAGACCGCTGTCAAGGGAATTAATACCACCAGAACCACGCAGAACTAACATTTGCCTTAATAAAGAGTGacattttgtttgcttacaAGCACATTTTTGCaatcctttcctctccctgaaAGACATTGAAACATATGAGAAGTTTTACCATTAGGAAAGAAATCTCCTTAAAACCATAAtctatttcattttgctttcaaaggcTGGCGAAAAAAGATACGTGTCAGAGTATCTGCAACAGAAACCATGAAGGGGAATATAGATGTAGCCTTGACAGGAACTAATGGgatcaggaaaaaatacacaattGACAAGTAAGTTTAACATGACTGTTGAAAAAATGGCTCTATCATAGTTATCATATTGAATTTATACACAGCTATTTTTACATGTCTCATCTTGTTCTGCATCATCTGTGATTTACACCAGTAATAAAAGTAGCTGATAAGTGGTTGAAGTTCTTCATGCTACAGACTGGTCAAAATCTCCTTGCTGGTCTCTCttgctctgtattttctttgctgaGGATGATGATTAGCATAGCAAAGTGGGCAAGAGCAAACAGCTCTGTGGCTACTGCTGAACTCAAACATCATTTGGTGATCTTCTCTGAGAAGACAAAGAGCTGCACGATATACAGTCATCTCTTTAATCATTCCCTCCTCTAGGGAATACCTGAGTAAGAAAGTTGCAGCTTGCTTATGAACTGTGCTAGAATCTGGGATTCCTGTCCATTCAGCCTGGCTTTTTCGAGTAAATGTGAATTCAAATCTCATAAACTGATCCTTGTCCAGAGCACAGTTTAAATATTGTAAAGTCAAACTCCTCTGTGTTTGGAACATAGCCCTGTTACTGGTCTGTACCAGGAGTACCTTTGGTTGCAAATACACTACTGCAACGATACACCTACAGGTAATTTCTATGTTAATATCACGCCGTAACGTGCATTCCATTATAATGAACACTGATACTGCAGAAGGCATGAATGTAAActataattttctattttcttcatgGTTGAGAGCAAGCAGAAACACTGAGAGAACTTTTTGacttggatttttttgaagATAGCTCTCGTTTTCCAAAAATAACGTCCAGAATAAAACCCATGGCAATACTGACAAAGGCTAGGCTAATTAATGTAGTGTTTTCATCCTGAAAGGCACAGAGATTTAAGCAACTAAGTCATTTGCATACTTCTCTAGATCCCGCTGAGTAGCTATCTCCTCCTTAGGTACCAACAAGCCTATACATTGGGTCTACAGGCTGAAAGCCTGTAGTGGGATCCACAATAACCTCTCTATATAAGTAGGAATGgtgtttcctctgctttctcaagTAAGGTTAATACAGAGACTTTGTGGCCTTCACCAATTTGCCTAGCTGGTATCTGCACCACAGACTTCAGCCAAACGTGGAAAAAAGTGACATTTAGTCCTCAGAACTTCCTCCAGGTATTCAGGATAAATCATGCTGGCAGAGAAGAGGTAGCCTCAGCACCGCCCCAATAGCTTCagggaaggcaaaaaaattgCAGTACTGATTTGGAAGAAGAAATCAACCAAAATGTCAATGAGACACTCCTTCTTAATCCTTACAAAAAAGGTTAAATGAAAAGTGCATTATATATattggggggtggagggggggtgaGGGAGGGGTGTTAATCTTCCCTTAAATTCAGCCCTGTTACAATGTTTGtccaaaaaagtatttgatatattttatatatgaaaaATCTAGGGTACAAGGACTTTATAAAAGACTTTGCTACATGGCTTGAATGACAAGTTAGCAGAGAGGACAGAACTTGGTGTTTCTGGACCCGAGACATGATCCCCTACTGCCTGAGCTGAAAGCCTCGGATCTGCATGAGGCTCTGAATCAAGAGCCCTGTGCGTTCCCCAAGGAACATATTCTCCAAGAACATGTTCTAAGCTAAAATTTTGCATAACGTCCCTGATTGGTaattcttggaaaaaaagtaataaaattataatgATAGTATTCAAAGCTTCAACTCTCATAGCATCCCAcaactcttttccctttctgcctAAACtgtagcaggtttttttcctcatttgtaaAGAACACAGAGCATcacttctgtgcttttcttttggcAGGGGAACTTTCAAACCGGGTAACACATACTTGAACTATATTGATACAGAAATTTCTGGGAACATTTCAAAAGTTGAATTTCTCTGGAAAAAGCATCCAGGTCATGTACAGAGAGGCTGCATGGGAGCTGAAGAAGTCACAATAGTCTCTGGGGAAAATGGAAATGTGTGAGTACACAATCTAATGTCGTTCCATTCTATGGGTCTCAGGTGAGgcaaaaacaacaaacaaacaaaagcagaaaaagggaaaaagtgcCCAAAACACCTTTGCATGGTATCATGCCCCTTAAAGCAAGTGGGTTTAAGTACTGAAAATAAGAGCCTAATCCAAATTTCATGGCAGTACCAGGGTGTTTGGCTGACTGCAGTAACTCCCACCAGCTCAGCACTGCAGCCAGACTTCCCTAAAGAACAGAGATATCAAATCTGAAATTCTGGGGGTGTGTAGCCCTGCACTTGTAAGAAAGGTACAAGCTTTTCTCCTAAATTACAGTTTCATGTGCCTACATCTCCATTAGCACGTAGCACAGCACATCAGAAAGAGCTCTGCACAGTGCAACAGTACACTTGCCTTGGCAGAGTACTTTAGGCTCACTCCAACCTCATCCCATGGACCGGGCACCCGCTGGCATCTACAGTACCTTAGGTCCACTTCTGGAGCACACCTCTCGGTTTAGTTTTAACCAAAATGAATCCAGTTGACGTGTCCCAACACCACTCTGTCATGTAAACCAAAGCATGGTAAGTGGGGAAAATGGAGTGAGAGGTTCCCTTCAAAAGCACACTCCTGGTCCAGATTAAAATGCTAATGGAGTCTAAGCATAAAGGCAAACACATcttaaaatttactttaaaaaatcatttgatAACACACACTTTATGTTCTCAGTCTACTAGAACTCATGCCTTGACCtaacatgaaataaaagtaGGATTTATGTTGATTATCTTGGGCTGCTGCTAAGAAAGTGTCCCActgtgctgaaaaatatttccttaaacTCTTCCTCCCTTGCCAGGTCTGTGTTCTGCGGCTGTGGAACCGTGCGGCCAAGCACGTGGCAAGCCCTGGCACTTTGCTGAGGCTCGGCGAGGAATGCCGTGGTTGTCCACTGTGGCAACCCTCATCATCTGGAAGAGGACACTTCTCCAGTCAGCGCCAAACTATCAACAAGGCTCCTTCAACAGATTATGAAAAATTTGCCCAGCCCACTGCAAAAGCTCTATTTCCAAATTAGTGTTGTCAACCTTTTTTCATATAGGGGAGTTACACTTCTGTGAATTCCAGTTACAATGACAGCTAACGTATTTTACTAGtgacacacacatgcactgtGGTTATATTTCACAGTCAAGTggggaaataataaaataggaaaaaaaaagttctagcCAATTCCcctttgaaatacatttaattatCTTAGGAGGAGCATCCAAAAAGaagcaacaagaaaagaaaaaaaaaaatgaagaaagatgaaaaaaaagaaagaagaaagaagaaaaaaaaaagaaaaaaagaaaacaagggagggtggggagagaagaaaaaataagtatAGACAGCCAAATTCCTTAATAGTGCCTACTTACTTGTTCAGGAAAAGGACACCTACATGCTTTCAGAAGCATCTGATTGTTTCTATGTCAGGAGTCcaaggaataattttaaatataaaaataatcagagtCTGAATGGCGTTGCCTGACCCGTCCTTCCTTCCTGAAGAACATTTAAACAACAGTTTACCAGCACATCCAAAAGACTATTTAGGAGGTGGGACTGCATACGGAGTTGTTCAGTAGACCTTGAGAAACTCTATCATCAATGCTCACCATGTGTCAAGAAGGACAGCTGATTgtacagcaaaatatttgtttgttgCATTTTTCCTGGGGAAGAACTCACTGATATGCTTTATTCAGCTCTGCTGAACAGTGGGTGAGCTGGGACTCTTTATACCTGAAACAGGCATCTTCTTTATCAAAACTATGTTGTGCTATTAAGGATCTTCAATTTTCTGGCAGCCTTCAAAGTAACTGTTTTCTCTTTACTGGTGAAGATGAATTTTCCACCTCTATCTTGCCTTTCTGAAGCCGCTGAAGTCGGGCCTGAGCTGCATTATTTGCATCACTGTGTAGCATTGCCCACCCCAAATCTGGCAGCATTTTGATTATACTGGTTAACAAAACCAGACCACTAAGAGTAATCAGCATCAGCCAAAATAAGCTAAGATTGTTTCTGTTTCAATACAAGCTACAAAAATCCTTTCGGTTTTTAATTGCCCACTGTGGTGGGCtaatttttaaatctaatgTGAGGTTCATCATTTGGGTGCAGAAATCCTGTGTGTGAATCACACTGGGCAACTCTGTTCTGTCCCACCCTAACAACTAGCTATTCCAGAATACTTCAGTGAGGTTTACCAGAAGGTGTTAATGATATGCATTACACCAGGCTAAATGTGAGTGATGAACAGGTGTGTTTCAAATTATGCAGCAATAATTCTGAGATGTCAGAATCCAATCACCTCTTACGAAGTTTGCCAGAGGAGCTTGCTTAGGAGGTTTGCAGCAAAGTTGACAAATCAGCTGTCTGCCTTCTCAGCCTCATTGCTTCAGTACCCTTACCATCTCCACCCGAGCGGAGTAGGATCCAGAAACCATCCCGAGCAGGGAGCTCAGCCTCCTCTACCCCTTAGGGAAACTCCTTAGGCAAGACCCTCTTCTTGCATTAAGTAGGGACTCCCTTCTTCTGCACTTCCCTGGACAAGTACAAAACACCCCCCCAGGTACTTCTGTGCAGTTGGGAAATACCTGTAGCTAGTAATTACACCATCTCTGACATCCTTCTTAAATCAGGCATGGCTCTCTGCCCCAGAGTAGCACAAATAAAGGAGACtcagggaaagaagaaggaagacttattttccctttcttacaGCCAGGAActgaagcaaaggaaatgtaaatattttccttgggGTCACAAAAAAGCGTGCAGCAGGGCCAGGCACTGGACTGGGGCACTGGATTTAATGACATGAGCCAGCAGAGTGAGCAGTGCAATGCAGGCCATCGCTTCCCACAAGAAGGAAGCACTGTCCTGTTGAACTCAAGACTTCTATAAAGCCCATCCCCTTCTGCCTCCGTACTTGGCTGTGCTACTTTGAaattctaaaaattaatttgatgtttttatgaataataaataatctTCTTACTTTcaaaaacacaagctttcattttgtttaattttaagctGTTGATTTCAACAGCATTCTGATAAAACATGACTGCTTGTATGGGCTGATGAATTCTGCTGTAAATGTGGTCCAGCTGATTAGACcacttaaaaatatacatttccTCACCCAATCAgttcagctaaaaataaaatattgcattgatttcttccccttctgttgtcctgttttgcattttttgtcATAGACTGTTTCTTGAggtaattttcattctttggtATAGTAAACATCAACACTGCACTTCTTTGCTAATAAATCTATAAACATAGCaagagagatttatttttatgagctaaaggtgaaaaaaaatattgacagTAGCTGTGTGTTGC is a genomic window containing:
- the LOC104323249 gene encoding pancreatic lipase-related protein 2, whose translation is MLRGYPAYAKSPWQTERIPKMFAVWITTLFLLNAARGREVCYKRLGCFTDSPPWSGIPGRQLAGLPSSPEDVNTKFLLYTRDNIMKYQKISATNPSTIKASNFRTHRKTRFIIHGHLVGADLPWITNICRFMFHTEDVNCILTDWRGGSSGLYTEAVNNVRIVGAELVYLVNLLEKDYGYSPANIHFIGHSLGAHAAGEAGRRKPGIGRITGLDPAGPLFQYTPTTVRLDPSDAKFVDIIHTHAGHLFFDFAPGILQTCGHLDFYPNGGKKMPGCKQLRLPPATRNINDLMREYRSFGCGHKRSLRYYAESIITPNGFVGYRCETYRAFVLGDCFPCPKEGCPLMGHYADKFLHKTEKEQQKVYLNTGPSPPYARWRKKIRVRVSATETMKGNIDVALTGTNGIRKKYTIDKGTFKPGNTYLNYIDTEISGNISKVEFLWKKHPGHVQRGCMGAEEVTIVSGENGNVSVFCGCGTVRPSTWQALALC